From a region of the Vagococcus coleopterorum genome:
- a CDS encoding 5-formyltetrahydrofolate cyclo-ligase, with the protein MVYLKAMLRKSGIQQLKDQLAQSPDAKQVEERLILKQLFESSQWKKAKIIATTKSMPYEFDTTRLMDEAWNAGKRLLLPKVYSQGRMEFVEVFPETSYTMTKIGVSEPVSETIIEKSDIDLIVVPGVLFNTDGYRIGFGGGFYDRYLADFKGETCSLVFEVQLGQEWLPDRYDQPVKQLYTKIEV; encoded by the coding sequence ATGGTTTATTTGAAAGCAATGCTTAGAAAAAGTGGTATCCAACAATTAAAGGACCAATTAGCTCAAAGTCCAGATGCTAAGCAAGTAGAAGAGCGATTAATTCTCAAACAGTTATTCGAATCATCTCAATGGAAAAAAGCTAAAATCATTGCTACAACTAAAAGTATGCCCTATGAATTTGATACAACAAGATTAATGGATGAGGCTTGGAATGCTGGCAAACGTTTATTACTCCCTAAAGTTTATAGTCAGGGACGAATGGAATTTGTTGAGGTCTTTCCAGAAACTAGTTATACTATGACTAAGATTGGTGTGTCAGAACCAGTAAGTGAAACGATTATCGAGAAAAGTGACATTGATTTAATTGTGGTGCCAGGTGTTTTGTTTAATACAGATGGCTATCGCATTGGTTTTGGCGGGGGCTTTTATGATCGCTATCTAGCCGATTTCAAGGGTGAAACGTGTAGTCTAGTCTTTGAGGTTCAGTTAGGGCAAGAATGGCTTCCTGATAGGTATGATCAGCCAGTTAAACAGTTATATACTAAGATAGAGGTGTAA
- a CDS encoding rhomboid family intramembrane serine protease, with the protein MNLKNNRYYRQFQRSPWITWTLLGIQCLIFVLMTVDGIRYGIGFDGTKSIGLLLKYGAMNQQVVMETGEFWRFIMPIFIHIGWLHLLVNSMTLYFIGFRLEGLIGHWRFLCVYLLSGIAGNLASFAFSSPATVSAGASTALFGMFAYFYALGKVYPHHPQISFMAKQMGTLIAVNLFFNLFSSQIDMWGHIGGAIGGFLLGFIVGIPKLRNSQFQSSRIDRHSQVRASIALVFLLAMCFLYVYRLYTI; encoded by the coding sequence ATGAATTTAAAAAATAATCGGTATTACCGTCAGTTTCAACGTTCGCCATGGATTACGTGGACATTATTAGGGATTCAATGTTTAATCTTTGTCTTGATGACAGTAGATGGTATTCGTTATGGTATTGGTTTCGATGGAACTAAGAGTATCGGTTTGCTATTAAAATATGGTGCTATGAATCAACAAGTGGTCATGGAAACTGGGGAATTTTGGCGGTTCATTATGCCGATCTTTATCCACATCGGTTGGCTGCATTTATTAGTAAACTCAATGACCTTATACTTTATTGGATTTAGACTAGAAGGCTTAATTGGTCACTGGCGCTTTTTATGTGTTTATTTATTGTCAGGGATTGCAGGTAACTTAGCCAGTTTTGCTTTTAGTAGTCCAGCTACAGTTTCAGCAGGTGCTAGCACGGCGCTATTTGGAATGTTTGCTTATTTCTATGCTTTAGGAAAAGTTTACCCGCATCACCCGCAAATTAGTTTTATGGCGAAGCAAATGGGGACCTTAATCGCTGTTAACTTATTCTTCAATTTATTTAGTAGTCAAATTGATATGTGGGGTCATATTGGTGGCGCAATTGGTGGCTTTTTATTAGGATTTATCGTCGGTATTCCTAAGTTACGTAATAGCCAATTTCAGTCATCAAGGATTGACCGTCACAGTCAAGTTCGGGCAAGTATTGCCTTAGTATTTTTATTGGCGATGTGTTTCTTATATGTCTATCGCCTGTATACTATCTAA
- a CDS encoding cation:proton antiporter, with protein MLEQLLLALILILIGTKLAAHLCQLISVPAVIGELMVGIIFGPAVLSLIVPSDMLHVFSEIGVILLMFLAGLESDLNLLKKYFKPAMSVAVLGILFPLILCGLVSYWFGLSLISAIFVGIVFSATSVSISVQVLRDYRRLDSEEGSIILGAAVVDDIVVVLIVSLFSTFLNMNGKLSLDAAFFWDLLGKKLLFFFLIYIVAKYLLKPFLRITKRLIATESETAAALVLCFGFALLSEYLGMSDVIGAFFMGLLLSREPVKEQVEKRIVTIGYALFIPVFFVSIGLDLDLAVFKTEFLFILVLSVMAIATKLIGGYISARFSKVARNKAWVIGAGMVSRGEMALIIVQMGRSLGLLSGNVYSAIVVSIIIATLVSPLLIKFFIEKGEPTQLETVA; from the coding sequence ATGTTAGAACAATTATTACTTGCACTTATTTTGATTTTAATAGGAACTAAGTTAGCCGCACATTTATGTCAGCTGATTTCTGTACCAGCCGTTATTGGTGAATTAATGGTCGGGATTATTTTTGGACCAGCAGTGCTGAGCCTGATTGTCCCAAGTGATATGCTCCATGTTTTTTCTGAAATCGGAGTGATTTTATTAATGTTCTTGGCAGGTCTTGAAAGTGATTTAAACTTGTTGAAGAAATACTTTAAACCAGCCATGTCAGTTGCGGTCTTAGGGATTTTATTTCCATTGATATTATGTGGCCTAGTGAGTTATTGGTTTGGACTTTCTTTAATTTCGGCAATCTTTGTCGGTATCGTATTCAGTGCCACATCGGTGAGTATCTCAGTCCAAGTGTTACGTGATTACCGTCGTTTAGACTCCGAAGAAGGTTCAATCATCTTAGGAGCAGCGGTTGTGGATGACATCGTAGTGGTATTGATTGTTAGTTTATTCTCAACATTCTTAAACATGAACGGTAAGTTAAGTTTAGATGCTGCCTTTTTCTGGGATTTATTAGGTAAGAAATTATTGTTCTTCTTCTTAATTTACATTGTGGCTAAATATTTATTAAAACCGTTTTTACGTATTACGAAACGTTTGATTGCTACAGAAAGTGAAACAGCAGCGGCGTTAGTGCTATGTTTTGGATTTGCCTTGTTATCTGAATACTTAGGAATGAGCGATGTGATCGGTGCCTTCTTTATGGGGTTATTATTATCTCGTGAACCTGTTAAGGAACAAGTAGAAAAACGGATTGTGACAATTGGCTATGCCCTATTTATTCCTGTTTTCTTCGTATCAATCGGCTTAGATTTAGACTTAGCAGTATTTAAAACAGAATTTTTATTTATCCTAGTATTATCAGTAATGGCGATTGCAACCAAATTAATCGGTGGTTATATAAGTGCTCGTTTTTCAAAAGTAGCTCGCAACAAAGCTTGGGTAATTGGTGCTGGTATGGTGTCTCGTGGAGAAATGGCGTTGATCATTGTTCAAATGGGCCGGTCACTAGGTCTGCTTTCAGGTAATGTTTACTCTGCAATTGTTGTCTCAATTATTATTGCCACATTAGTCTCACCGTTATTAATTAAATTCTTCATTGAAAAAGGTGAACCAACACAATTAGAAACAGTTGCCTAA
- a CDS encoding YqgQ family protein, whose protein sequence is METLYDVQQLLKRYGTYIYVGKRKWDIEMMGIELDSLYRAQILDIKSYQAAKVVLIKEHEHEVRKENSSQTGI, encoded by the coding sequence ATGGAAACCTTATATGATGTTCAGCAACTATTAAAACGCTATGGAACATATATTTATGTTGGTAAGCGTAAGTGGGATATTGAAATGATGGGAATTGAGTTAGATAGTTTATATCGTGCTCAAATACTAGACATAAAAAGTTATCAAGCTGCCAAGGTTGTTCTAATAAAAGAACATGAACACGAAGTTCGGAAAGAAAATAGCTCTCAAACAGGGATTTAA
- a CDS encoding rhodanese-like domain-containing protein, producing the protein MRNFLAVLNIILLLIILVIVLNWLYTKIMVKRSAKVIKEDEFAENMRKAQVIDVRDRSAFDAGHILGARNVSYPMMKQNPSSFRKDQPIYLYDQVMSLSVRAANLLRKQGYTDVYILKGGINAWTGKTKVNKK; encoded by the coding sequence GTGAGAAATTTTTTAGCCGTATTAAATATTATTTTGTTATTAATTATTTTAGTAATTGTTTTAAACTGGTTGTATACGAAAATTATGGTAAAACGTTCAGCGAAGGTCATTAAAGAAGATGAGTTTGCTGAAAATATGCGTAAAGCACAAGTCATCGACGTTCGTGACCGTTCGGCCTTTGATGCTGGTCACATTTTAGGGGCTCGTAATGTGAGCTACCCAATGATGAAACAAAACCCAAGTTCATTTAGAAAAGATCAACCGATCTATTTATATGACCAAGTGATGTCTTTAAGCGTTCGTGCAGCAAACCTTTTACGTAAACAAGGTTACACTGATGTTTACATCTTAAAAGGCGGAATCAATGCTTGGACAGGTAAAACTAAAGTAAATAAAAAATAA
- a CDS encoding helix-turn-helix domain-containing protein encodes MKTLLPKNTLRQLEFLELLIKKDDWIPLGTISKTLGCSTRILWYDIEFINQNLHPFSIESSTQYGVIIKYPPNYSIDYIYSWILKNTPIFNLLELLFTQDNLNISEISEKLFISTSQTYRLLNSLTKYLTPLGIKISNKSYQLTGNEGAIRTLFVHYFLEKYPVMSDFWSEDKIKTAKTYFYYLEENTDITLSYPDKKLLTVVFLTHLDRIAHGFRLTDRPYSNDVEPFIVSFLDNPDNPIDKKAFYKTFNVTLSSDVIQEIFSAFLSNDFILTPADFDKRLALKEEPLYSRVGIIQTFLTNLSNRLKIDIPNYDKLVFELYNIHKLFIGKNYILFNRREYFAQYAKKEYPYFVSVLIEELDNFKFDSSFEWDQDSFNEVLYTLLINWQDIPKELTHSIQPLNIGIFCNYDEEHSYFIADMVNYHFGDHVSVSLFSSADFDSAKIESKKFDLTITNISNIQLNSDYTICINSVPTLRDWKLINQIISLHSKNDMMMATKFTK; translated from the coding sequence TTGAAAACATTACTCCCAAAAAATACGTTACGACAACTAGAGTTTCTTGAACTCTTAATAAAAAAAGATGACTGGATCCCATTGGGGACTATTTCAAAAACTCTAGGGTGCTCAACCAGAATTCTTTGGTACGATATTGAATTTATCAATCAAAATTTACACCCTTTTTCAATTGAGTCATCAACACAATATGGGGTAATTATTAAATACCCCCCGAATTACTCTATTGATTACATCTATTCATGGATTTTAAAAAACACACCCATCTTTAATTTATTAGAATTACTATTCACTCAAGATAATTTGAATATTTCTGAAATTTCTGAAAAATTATTTATTAGCACATCTCAAACTTATCGATTGCTTAATTCCTTAACCAAATATCTTACACCCCTAGGTATTAAAATCTCAAATAAATCCTATCAACTTACTGGAAATGAAGGGGCAATTAGAACTCTATTTGTTCATTACTTTCTAGAAAAGTATCCTGTCATGTCAGATTTTTGGTCTGAAGACAAAATCAAAACTGCTAAAACATATTTTTATTATCTCGAAGAAAATACTGATATCACTCTAAGTTACCCAGACAAAAAACTTTTAACTGTTGTTTTTTTGACACATTTAGATCGAATCGCGCACGGCTTCCGGCTGACAGATCGCCCTTACTCTAATGACGTTGAACCTTTTATCGTTTCTTTCTTGGACAACCCTGATAACCCTATTGACAAAAAAGCATTTTATAAAACATTTAATGTCACACTATCTTCGGATGTTATACAGGAAATATTTTCTGCCTTCTTGTCAAACGACTTCATATTAACCCCTGCTGATTTTGATAAGCGACTAGCACTGAAAGAAGAACCCTTATACTCTCGAGTAGGTATTATACAAACTTTCCTAACTAATTTGTCTAATAGATTAAAAATTGATATTCCTAACTATGATAAACTTGTTTTTGAACTTTATAATATTCATAAATTGTTTATTGGTAAAAATTATATTCTATTCAATCGACGTGAATATTTTGCTCAATACGCAAAAAAAGAATACCCTTATTTTGTTTCCGTCTTAATTGAAGAGCTTGATAATTTCAAATTTGATAGCTCATTCGAATGGGATCAAGACTCTTTTAACGAAGTATTATATACTCTATTAATTAACTGGCAAGACATCCCAAAAGAATTAACACATTCAATTCAACCACTAAATATTGGCATCTTCTGCAACTATGATGAAGAACACTCTTACTTCATTGCGGATATGGTGAACTATCATTTTGGCGATCATGTTTCTGTATCTCTGTTTTCGAGTGCCGATTTTGACTCTGCAAAAATAGAAAGTAAAAAATTTGATTTAACCATAACAAATATTTCTAATATTCAATTGAATTCTGACTATACAATTTGTATCAATTCCGTCCCGACACTAAGAGATTGGAAATTAATCAATCAAATCATCTCTTTACACTCTAAAAACGATATGATGATGGCAACAAAATTTACTAAATAA
- a CDS encoding MucBP domain-containing protein, translating to MKKNTTKLVTLMSTSILATQLLIPVVSVATEADTSDTVISSELTTDPGADLLETELNIDSEIEKFELTDEIETGEKGAEFLAKGLKNGEEKYLQELAEQLQKIDWTIIRTTKFDIPEFKKVKTNSNGTGVTDVFNINGFITGDIILAFGDGWGHNGIRTLYSLPNDERPDFNGMSEVEQISYYMKTIPATSLKDFVIDNKVSIGKFSVNLYQSASSKIEVVNPTSDYKQSFESSYKVMPYQIMYDSFMNMKYGVGFQGNNILQKTAGVGELNDDFIIYSKGETTDPNYTTPKLLLKDTVKMSDGSPVSLDNLKVEWEIEPDLSQATTSGSAVLKFDLDGGTVYLRVPYEVKEAVEAEPVTVKYQDEDGNELAADATLNGKVGLPYQSEAASINGWTLKETPANASGTFTEEAQEVVYVYERTDAKPVTVKYQDEDGNELAADATLNGKVGLPYQSEAASINGWTLKETPANASGTFTEEAQEVVYVYERTDAKPVTVKYQDEDGNELAADATLNGKVGLPYQSEAASINGWTLKETPANASGTFTEEAQEVVYVYERTDAKPVTVKYQDEDGNELAADATLNGKVGLPYQSEAASINGWTLKETPANASGTFTEEAQEVVYVYERTDAKPVTVKYQDGDGNELAADATLNGKVGLPYQSEAASINGWTLKETPANASGTFTEEAQEVVYVYERTDAKPVTVKYQDEDGNELAADATLNGKVGLPYQSEAASINGWTLKETPANASGTFTEEAQEVVYVYEKDQKPTEPTEPTEPTEPTEPTEPTEPTKEQESLPQTGEINNLVYSLLGLLFISIAGLATFRFKKNKN from the coding sequence ATGAAAAAAAATACAACGAAATTAGTCACATTAATGAGCACGAGTATATTAGCAACACAATTATTAATCCCAGTGGTATCAGTAGCAACAGAAGCTGATACTAGTGATACGGTTATTTCATCAGAATTAACCACAGATCCAGGGGCAGATTTGCTTGAGACAGAATTAAATATTGACTCTGAAATTGAGAAATTTGAATTAACTGATGAAATAGAGACCGGCGAAAAAGGGGCCGAATTTTTGGCTAAAGGCTTGAAAAATGGGGAAGAAAAATATTTACAAGAATTAGCAGAGCAATTACAAAAAATAGATTGGACAATTATTCGAACAACCAAGTTTGATATTCCGGAATTTAAGAAAGTAAAGACAAATTCTAACGGGACGGGTGTTACTGATGTATTTAATATAAATGGTTTTATCACAGGAGATATTATATTGGCTTTTGGAGATGGATGGGGTCATAACGGTATACGAACACTGTATAGCCTGCCTAATGACGAACGCCCTGATTTTAATGGAATGTCAGAAGTGGAACAAATATCATATTATATGAAAACTATACCTGCAACATCACTCAAGGATTTCGTGATTGACAACAAAGTTTCAATAGGTAAGTTTAGTGTAAATTTGTATCAAAGCGCGAGCTCTAAAATTGAAGTAGTAAATCCTACATCAGATTATAAACAAAGTTTTGAAAGTAGCTATAAAGTGATGCCGTATCAAATAATGTACGATAGTTTTATGAATATGAAGTATGGTGTGGGTTTTCAAGGCAATAATATCCTACAAAAAACTGCGGGTGTTGGAGAACTGAATGATGATTTTATCATTTACAGTAAAGGAGAAACAACAGATCCTAATTACACAACTCCAAAATTATTACTAAAAGATACAGTGAAAATGAGCGACGGTTCACCAGTTTCATTAGACAATCTTAAAGTAGAATGGGAAATAGAACCTGATTTGAGTCAGGCAACAACTTCAGGATCAGCAGTGTTGAAATTTGACTTAGATGGTGGGACGGTTTATTTGAGAGTTCCTTATGAAGTGAAAGAAGCTGTAGAAGCAGAACCAGTTACTGTGAAATATCAAGATGAAGACGGCAATGAATTAGCCGCTGACGCAACCTTAAATGGTAAAGTGGGACTTCCGTATCAATCAGAAGCCGCAAGCATTAATGGTTGGACATTGAAAGAAACACCAGCTAATGCATCAGGAACATTCACTGAAGAAGCACAAGAAGTGGTGTATGTGTATGAACGTACAGATGCGAAACCAGTTACTGTGAAATATCAAGATGAAGACGGCAATGAATTAGCCGCTGACGCAACCTTAAATGGTAAAGTGGGACTTCCGTATCAATCAGAAGCCGCAAGCATTAATGGTTGGACATTGAAAGAAACACCAGCTAATGCATCAGGAACATTCACTGAAGAAGCACAAGAAGTGGTGTATGTGTATGAACGTACAGATGCGAAACCAGTTACTGTGAAATATCAAGATGAAGACGGCAATGAATTAGCCGCTGACGCAACCTTAAATGGTAAAGTTGGACTTCCGTATCAATCAGAAGCCGCAAGCATTAATGGTTGGACATTGAAAGAAACACCAGCTAATGCATCAGGAACATTTACTGAAGAAGCACAAGAAGTGGTGTATGTGTATGAACGTACAGATGCGAAACCAGTTACTGTGAAATATCAAGATGAAGACGGCAATGAATTAGCCGCTGACGCAACCTTAAATGGTAAAGTTGGACTTCCGTATCAATCAGAAGCCGCAAGCATTAATGGTTGGACATTGAAAGAAACACCAGCTAATGCATCAGGAACATTTACTGAAGAAGCACAAGAAGTGGTGTATGTGTATGAACGTACAGATGCGAAACCAGTTACTGTGAAATATCAAGATGGAGACGGCAATGAATTAGCCGCTGACGCAACCTTAAATGGTAAAGTGGGACTTCCGTATCAATCAGAAGCCGCAAGCATTAATGGTTGGACGTTGAAAGAAACACCAGCTAATGCATCAGGAACATTCACTGAAGAAGCACAAGAAGTGGTGTATGTGTATGAACGTACAGATGCGAAACCAGTTACTGTGAAATATCAAGATGAAGACGGCAATGAACTAGCCGCTGACGCAACCTTAAATGGTAAAGTTGGACTTCCGTATCAATCAGAAGCCGCAAGCATCAATGGGTGGACATTGAAAGAAACACCAGCTAATGCATCAGGAACATTCACTGAAGAAGCACAAGAAGTGGTGTATGTGTATGAAAAAGATCAAAAACCAACGGAACCAACGGAACCAACGGAACCAACGGAACCAACGGAGCCAACGGAGCCAACAGAACCAACAAAGGAACAAGAATCCTTACCACAAACTGGTGAAATTAATAATCTAGTGTACTCATTATTAGGGTTATTATTTATTAGTATAGCTGGTTTGGCAACATTTCGTTTCAAAAAAAATAAAAATTAA
- a CDS encoding MucBP domain-containing protein: protein MKRNTTKLITLMSTSVLATQLLMPVVSLAVDLETKAETSFTEQFKETTNSELTSSDPGGSQDNLSDSTENSLNVAVKDEMSSQQDSNLLNDENNNVVENEAASPDEVIPSSKPINSIFPDNELATLIKKKLNKASISSPVSQSELDSITELLLNGMDMGWDFESVEGLQYLNNLTKLEIAGKTSSTEEGKLDINTQMDLISSLKQLKKFYITFSMSTAMTQETANKIGQLENLTELSMNNQMLVNNCDFLTTIPNLSLLNMVSNNIEDINPIGELHNLVALNLGDNKRIENLEPLSNLPFLKELYLYTNNISDVTPLSNITTLEKIYLFNNHIINIESLTNLKNATTIDAKNQTFTNDPILWQKNLTIINNTLSLNDKLPLISTISHAGTYEQPNIKWLLDDDIEKVTYSFSLALPLEDQSSLFSGRITQPLLPNAQVEAASVTVKHEDKDGKELAKPVILDGNIGDAYKSESVKIDGYTLKGTPANASGTFTDKEQTVVYVYKKDQVEAASVTVKHEDKDGKELAKPVILDGNIGDAYKSESVKIDGYTLKGTPANASGTFTDKEQTVVYVYEKDQVEAASVTVKHEDKDGKELAKPVILDGNIGDAYKSESVKIDGYTLKETPANASGTFTDKEQTVVYVYEKDQVEAASVTVKHEDKDGKELAKPVILDGNIGDAYKSESVEIDGYTLKETPANASGTFTDKEQTVVYVYEKDQVEAASVTVKHEDKDGKELAKPVILDGNIGDAYKSESVEIDGYTLKETPANASGTFTDKEQTVVYVYEKDQVEAASVTVKHEDKDGKELAKPVILDGNIGDAYKSESVEIDGYTLKETPANASGTFTDKEQTVVYVYEKDQVEAASVTVKHEDKDGKELAKPVILDGNIGDAYKSESVEIDGYTLKETPANTSGTFTDKEQTVVYVYEKDQKPTEPTEPTEPTEPTEPTEPTEPTEPTEPTEPTEPTEPTEPTEPTEPTEPTEPTEPTEPTKEQESLPQTGEINNLVYSLLGLLLISIAGLVTFRFKKNKK from the coding sequence ATGAAACGAAATACAACGAAGTTAATTACATTAATGAGTACCAGTGTTTTAGCTACACAGTTATTAATGCCAGTGGTATCATTAGCTGTTGATTTGGAAACAAAAGCTGAGACAAGTTTTACAGAGCAATTTAAAGAGACGACAAACTCGGAACTAACTAGCTCAGATCCAGGGGGAAGCCAAGATAATCTAAGTGACTCGACTGAGAATTCTTTAAATGTCGCAGTTAAGGATGAAATGTCTTCACAACAAGATAGTAATCTATTGAATGATGAAAATAACAATGTGGTTGAAAACGAAGCAGCTTCACCAGATGAAGTTATTCCATCTAGTAAACCAATCAACTCAATATTTCCGGATAATGAATTAGCAACTTTGATAAAGAAAAAATTAAATAAAGCATCTATTTCCTCACCTGTTAGTCAATCAGAATTAGACTCAATAACGGAACTATTATTGAATGGAATGGATATGGGATGGGATTTTGAGAGTGTTGAAGGACTTCAATATTTAAATAACCTAACAAAACTTGAAATAGCAGGTAAAACAAGTTCAACTGAAGAAGGAAAATTAGATATAAATACACAGATGGATTTGATTTCTAGTTTAAAACAATTAAAAAAATTCTATATTACATTTTCAATGTCAACTGCAATGACACAAGAAACTGCTAATAAGATTGGTCAGTTGGAAAATTTAACTGAGTTATCTATGAATAATCAAATGTTAGTGAATAATTGTGATTTTTTAACTACGATACCTAATTTGAGTTTATTGAATATGGTCTCAAACAATATTGAGGATATAAATCCCATTGGTGAGCTTCATAATTTAGTTGCTTTAAATTTAGGAGATAACAAAAGAATTGAAAACTTAGAGCCATTATCTAATTTGCCTTTTTTAAAAGAGTTGTATTTGTACACAAATAATATAAGTGATGTGACCCCACTTAGTAATATAACTACTTTGGAAAAAATATATTTGTTTAACAATCATATTATCAATATTGAGTCACTTACTAATCTCAAAAATGCAACTACTATAGATGCAAAAAATCAAACATTCACAAATGATCCAATATTATGGCAAAAAAATTTAACAATTATAAACAATACGTTATCACTAAATGATAAGTTACCATTAATTTCAACGATAAGTCATGCAGGGACGTATGAACAACCAAACATAAAATGGTTGTTAGACGATGATATAGAAAAAGTGACATATTCATTTAGCTTGGCACTTCCCTTAGAAGATCAATCTAGTTTATTTTCTGGCCGAATTACTCAACCTTTATTACCAAATGCTCAAGTAGAAGCAGCGTCAGTTACTGTAAAACATGAAGATAAAGATGGTAAAGAATTAGCGAAACCAGTCATTCTTGATGGAAACATTGGCGATGCGTACAAATCAGAGTCAGTTAAAATCGATGGTTATACATTGAAAGGAACACCAGCTAATGCATCAGGAACATTTACAGATAAAGAACAAACAGTTGTATATGTTTATAAAAAAGACCAAGTAGAAGCAGCGTCAGTTACTGTAAAACATGAAGATAAAGATGGTAAAGAATTAGCGAAACCAGTCATTCTTGATGGAAACATTGGCGATGCGTACAAATCAGAGTCAGTTAAAATCGATGGTTATACATTGAAAGGAACACCAGCTAATGCATCAGGAACATTTACAGATAAAGAACAAACAGTTGTATATGTTTATGAAAAAGACCAAGTAGAAGCAGCGTCAGTTACTGTAAAACATGAAGATAAAGATGGTAAAGAATTAGCGAAACCAGTCATTCTTGATGGAAACATTGGCGATGCGTACAAATCAGAGTCAGTTAAAATCGATGGTTATACATTGAAAGAAACACCAGCTAATGCATCAGGAACATTTACAGATAAAGAACAAACAGTTGTATATGTTTATGAAAAAGACCAAGTAGAAGCAGCGTCAGTTACTGTAAAACATGAAGATAAAGATGGTAAAGAATTAGCGAAACCAGTCATTCTTGATGGAAACATTGGCGATGCGTACAAATCAGAGTCAGTTGAAATCGATGGTTATACATTGAAAGAAACACCAGCTAATGCATCAGGAACATTTACAGATAAAGAACAAACAGTTGTATATGTTTATGAAAAAGACCAAGTAGAAGCAGCGTCAGTTACTGTAAAACATGAAGATAAAGATGGTAAAGAATTAGCGAAACCAGTCATTCTTGATGGAAACATTGGCGATGCGTACAAATCAGAGTCAGTTGAAATCGATGGTTATACATTGAAAGAAACACCAGCTAATGCATCAGGAACATTTACAGATAAAGAACAAACAGTTGTATATGTTTATGAAAAAGACCAAGTAGAAGCAGCGTCAGTTACTGTAAAACATGAAGATAAAGATGGTAAAGAATTAGCGAAACCAGTCATTCTTGATGGAAACATTGGCGATGCGTACAAATCAGAGTCAGTTGAAATCGATGGTTATACATTGAAAGAAACACCAGCTAATGCATCAGGAACATTTACAGATAAAGAACAAACAGTTGTATATGTTTATGAAAAAGACCAAGTAGAAGCAGCGTCAGTTACTGTAAAACATGAAGATAAAGATGGTAAAGAATTAGCGAAACCAGTCATTCTTGATGGAAACATTGGCGATGCGTACAAATCAGAGTCGGTTGAAATCGATGGTTATACATTGAAAGAAACACCAGCTAATACATCAGGAACATTTACAGATAAAGAACAAACAGTTGTATATGTTTATGAAAAAGATCAAAAACCAACGGAACCAACGGAACCAACGGAACCAACGGAACCAACGGAACCAACGGAACCAACGGAACCAACGGAACCAACGGAGCCAACGGAGCCAACGGAACCAACGGAACCAACGGAACCAACGGAACCAACGGAGCCAACGGAACCAACGGAGCCAACGGAGCCAACAGAACCAACAAAGGAACAAGAATCCTTACCACAAACTGGTGAAATTAATAATCTAGTGTACTCATTATTAGGATTATTATTAATTAGTATAGCTGGTTTGGTAACATTTCGTTTCAAAAAAAATAAAAAATAA